The following nucleotide sequence is from Coffea eugenioides isolate CCC68of chromosome 10, Ceug_1.0, whole genome shotgun sequence.
ATTTCAAGTTAACGTAGTTAGCTGTTAACCATTTccaaagcttttttttttttggataatttgtaGATAGGTGCGAGTATAGTGCTGGAAAGAAATGGTTTTTTTATACCGTAGGGCAAAATGACGATGTGTTCACTGGAGATGGTTATTGGACCCCTACATCTGAAGAAGCTATCTGCATTGATGGTCAGGTAGATGGTTACAAGAAAGAATTCATCTACTATTGTGGAACGGAACATCCTGGGAATAGAACCAATTGGTACATACACCAATTCAGGCTAAATCCAGACGTGTATGGAGCAAGTGCAGTTGGCAATGTTGACTATAAGGTAATCAATTTCCTCTTATGTAAAAAACTATTTACTTCGTCATATTGCTATGAATATGTACATTACCATTTTGTTATCTCAAACTTACTTTAATTAAACTTATAATAAAGTTCTAATAAAAAAGTGTCTTTGTTTTTCAGATATCAAGTGTTGTAGCCTGCATGGTATTCCGTAAGGAAGTCGTAGTGCAATCGAATCgcagaaagagaaaaagaaagagaaagaactAGTGAGCTTTTAGGCGATCAGAAGATC
It contains:
- the LOC113750783 gene encoding NAC domain-containing protein 86-like, with the translated sequence MEKPSAASAGGNNDNRGKRTPVEVPCGCRFDPTDEELMVYLRNKIMGGRDDLPDYISTADVFGTSPNQLPFDRCEYSAGKKWFFYTVGQNDDVFTGDGYWTPTSEEAICIDGQVDGYKKEFIYYCGTEHPGNRTNWYIHQFRLNPDVYGASAVGNVDYKISSVVACMVFRKEVVVQSNRRKRKRKRKN